From the Neoarius graeffei isolate fNeoGra1 chromosome 1, fNeoGra1.pri, whole genome shotgun sequence genome, one window contains:
- the LOC132882636 gene encoding E3 ubiquitin-protein ligase TRIM39-like, protein MASSSSLLSEDQLQCSICLDVFTDPVSTPCGHNFCTICLTEFWDSSSHCRCPVCKEEFPKRPQLRVNTFISELAAPFKKAVQVKSSSAAEKPTQSVVLCDTCCEKKCPAMKSCLICMASYCKTHLEPHERISSFMKHKLMDPVENLEDYICLKHERPLELFCRDDQTCVCQFCTEGEHRTHNTVPIEKESEEKKTELGKTQAEVQQMIQERLKKIEEMKHSVKLNKKNTEKEKADSVKVFRALMCCIERSQAELLMVMEEKQKAAEMQAEEFIKELEQEITELKRRNTELEQLSHTEDHLHLLHIYPSLCSPPHTQDWTDITINPHLSEETLRRALSQLQETLSEEMEKVEEIKLKRIQQYAVDVTLDPDTANPSLILSDDGKQVKHGNKRQNLPDNLERFNDYVYVLGKEGISSGRFYYEVQVRGKTKWILGVARESINRKGEITARPEDGYWSVCLRNETEYKACDSPSVPLSLKQAPQKVGVFVDYEEGLISFYDVDAKSHIYSFTGQNFTEKLYPFFCPCLSDGGKNSAPLIICPVHQISSLISLSVAALSFYRVAGKLEPIPADYGRKAGYTLDKSPGHHRADT, encoded by the exons ATGGCTTCCTCCAGCAGTCTCCTGAGTGAAGATCAGCTCCAGTGCTCCATCTGTCTGGATGTGTTCACTGATCCAGTCTCGACTCCATGTGGACACAACTTCTGTACGATCTGTCTCACAGAGTTCTGGGACAGCAGTTCACACTGTCGGTGTCCGGTGTGTAAGGAGGAATTCCCTAAACGACCTCAACTACGTGTGAATACATTCATCTCTGAACTTGCTGCTCCATTTAAGAAGGCAGTTCAGGTGAAATCCAGCAGCGCTGCAGAAAAACCCACACAATCTGTGGTGCTCTGTGACACCTGCTGTGAAAAGAAATGTCCAGCCATGAAGTCCTGCCTGATCTGTATGGCCTCTTACTGCAAGACTCACCTGGAACCTCATGAGAGAATTTCTTCTTTTATGAAGCACAAACTGATGGATCctgtggagaacctggaggactacATCTGCCTGAAGCATGAGAGACCCCTGGAGCTGTTCTGTAGAGACGACCAGACATGTGTGTGTCAGTTCTGTACTGAGGGAGAACACAGAACCCATAACACTGTTCCTATAGAGAAGGAGAGTGAAGAGAAGAAG ACTGAGTTGGGAAAGACACAAGCAGAAGTTCAGCAGATGATCCAGGAGCGACTGAAGAAGATCGAGGAAATGAAACACTCTGTAAAACTCAATAAA AAAAacacagagaaggagaaagcagACAGTGTGAAGGTCTTCAGGGCTCTGATGTGCTGCATTGAGAGAAGCCAGGCTGAGCTGCTTATGGTGATGGAGGAGAAGCAGAAAGCAGCAGAGATGCAGGCTGAAGAGTTCATTAAAGAGCTGGAGCAGGAAATCACTGAGCTAAAGAGGAGaaacactgagctggagcagctctcACACACTGAGGATCACCTCCACCTCCTACAT ATTTACCCGTCACTGTGCAGCCCTCCACACACCCAGGACTGGACTGACATCACAATTAACCCTCATCTGAGTGAGGAGACTCTGAGGAGAGCTCTGTCTCAGCTTCAGGAAACTCTCAGTGAGGAAATGGAGAAGGTTGAAGAGATTA AACTGAAGAGAATTCAGCAATATGCAG TGGATGTGACTCTGGATCCTGATACAGCGAATCCTTCTCTCATCCTGTCTGATGATGGGAAACAAGTGAAACATGGAAACAAGAGGCAGAATCTCCCTGATAACCTAGAGAGGTTTAATGACTATGTCTATGTTTTGGGAAAGGAGGGAATCTCCTCAGGGAGATTTTACTATGAGGTGCAGGTCAGAGGGAAGACTAAGTGGATTTTAGGAGTGGCCAGAGAGTCCATTAACAGGAAAGGGGAGATTACAGCCAGACCTGAAGATGGATACTGGAGTGTGTGTCTGAGGAATGAGACTGAATATAAGGCTTGTGATTCTCCCTCTGTCCCCCTCTCCTTGAAACAGGCTCCTCAGAAGGTGGGGGTGTTTGTGGATTATGAGGAGGGTCTGATCTCCTTCTATGATGTTGATGCAAAATCTCACATCTACTCTTTCACTGGTCAGAATTTCACTGAGAAACTTTATCCATTCTTCTGTCCCTGTCTCAGTGATGGAGGTAAAAATTCAGCACCACTGATCATCTGCCCTGTTCATcagatctcatctctcatctcattatctgtagccgctttatccttctacagggtcgcaggcaagctggagcctatcccagctgactacgggcgaaaggcggggtacaccctggacaagtcgccaggtcatcacagggctgacacatag